A region from the Xenopus laevis strain J_2021 chromosome 4S, Xenopus_laevis_v10.1, whole genome shotgun sequence genome encodes:
- the rasd2.S gene encoding GTP-binding protein Rhes translates to MMKTLSSGNCTLSVPAKNSYRMVVLGASRVGKSAIVSRFLNGRFEDQYTPTIEDFHRKLYNIRGDMYQLDILDTSGNHPFPAMRRLSILTGDVFILVFSLDNRDSFDEVKRLRKQILEVKSCVKNKTKETGEFPMMICGNKSDYGEHHRKVRAEETERLVSGDENCAYFEISAKKNVNVDKMFQVLFSMAKLPNEMSPALHRKISMQYGDTFHQKSFRLRRLKEVDAYGMVSPSARRPSVNSDLKYIKSKVLGEGQGRDREKCTIQ, encoded by the exons ATGATGAAGACTCTCTCCAGTGGGAACTGCACACTCAGTGTCCCAGCCAAAAACTCTTATCGGATGGTTGTCCTCGGGGCATCCAGAGTTGGCAAGAGTGCCATCGTTTCACGTTTTTTGAACGGGCGATTTGAAGACCAGTATACACCAACCATTGAGGATTTCCATCGCAAGCTGTACAACATCAGAGGAGACATGTACCAGCTAGACATTCTAGATACATCTGGAAACCATCCATTTCCAGCCATGAGGAGACTATCCATTCTCACAG GTGATGTATTCATACTTGTTTTCAGCCTGGACAACCGGGATTCCTTTGATGAAGTAAAGCGGCTTAGAAAGCAAATTCTGGAAGTAAAGTCTTGTGTCAAAAACAAAACTAAAGAGACGGGTGAATTCCCTATGATGATTTGTGGCAACAAAAGTGATTATGGTGAGCATCACCGCAAGGTGAGAGCTGAAGAAACAGAGCGTCTGGTGTCTGGAGATGAAAACTGTGCTTACTTTGAGATTtctgcaaagaaaaatgtaaatgtagacAAAATGTTCCAAGTCCTGTTTAGCATGGCAAAGCTGCCCAATGAAATGAGCCCAGCCCTCCATCGGAAAATCTCCATGCAGTATGGGGATACCTTTCACCAGAAGTCTTTCAGGTTGAGAAGGCTGAAGGAGGTAGATGCTTATGGTATGGTCTCACCTTCAGCTAGACGTCCCAGTGTCAACAGTGACCTTAAGTACATCAAGTCAAAAGTACTGGGAGAAGGACAAGGACGAGATAGAGAGAAGTGCACTATTCAGTAA